From Ramlibacter tataouinensis, the proteins below share one genomic window:
- a CDS encoding Bug family tripartite tricarboxylate transporter substrate binding protein — translation MQLSRRAAFAIAAASLVTSTAFAQGWPSRPIRLIVPFPPGGGTDIITREVANKVGGPGYTFVIDNKPGTGGNIGVDAVAKAPADGYTLVMGQTSNLAINPTLYPKLPYDPLKDLTPVSLVASSPLVIVASANSPFHTLADVVKEAKAHPGSINFASAGNGTVGHLAAESFQKVAGVKFTHIPYKGAAQGATDVISGQVQLYFSTIPTLIGHIKSGKVRAIAVTSSTRVDDLPQVPTIAESGYKGFEAVTWFGILGPAKLPKDVVDKLNADINKALKDPVLAKKLGAQGADVAGSTPEQFAKLIQDDISRWGKIVKESGAKLD, via the coding sequence ATGCAGCTTTCACGTCGTGCGGCCTTCGCCATCGCGGCCGCCTCGCTCGTCACCTCGACCGCCTTCGCGCAGGGCTGGCCCAGCCGGCCGATTCGCCTGATCGTGCCTTTCCCGCCCGGCGGCGGCACTGACATCATCACGCGCGAAGTCGCCAACAAGGTGGGCGGCCCGGGCTACACCTTCGTCATCGACAACAAGCCGGGCACCGGCGGCAACATCGGCGTCGATGCCGTGGCCAAGGCGCCCGCGGACGGCTACACGCTGGTGATGGGCCAGACCAGCAACCTGGCGATCAACCCCACGCTGTATCCCAAGCTGCCCTATGACCCGCTGAAGGACCTGACCCCGGTCAGCCTGGTGGCCAGTTCGCCGCTGGTGATCGTCGCCAGCGCCAATTCGCCGTTCCACACCCTGGCCGACGTGGTGAAGGAAGCCAAGGCCCATCCGGGCAGCATCAACTTCGCGTCGGCCGGCAACGGCACCGTGGGCCACCTCGCGGCCGAGTCATTCCAGAAGGTCGCCGGCGTCAAGTTCACGCACATCCCCTACAAAGGCGCGGCGCAGGGGGCCACCGACGTGATCAGCGGCCAGGTGCAGCTGTACTTCTCCACCATTCCCACGCTCATCGGGCACATCAAGAGCGGCAAGGTGCGGGCGATCGCCGTGACCTCGTCGACGCGCGTCGACGACCTGCCGCAGGTGCCGACCATTGCCGAATCCGGCTACAAGGGTTTCGAGGCCGTCACCTGGTTCGGCATCCTCGGCCCGGCCAAGCTGCCGAAAGACGTGGTCGACAAGCTGAATGCGGACATTAACAAGGCCCTGAAGGATCCCGTGCTGGCGAAGAAGCTGGGTGCCCAGGGCGCGGACGTGGCCGGCAGCACGCCCGAGCAGTTCGCCAAGCTGATCCAGGACGACATCTCCCGCTGGGGAAAGATCGTCAAGGAATCGGGCGCCAAGCTCGACTGA
- a CDS encoding methyltransferase — protein sequence MNTDIVRDFERVSPDLVRQAAQFQAAVLADVAGRRGAFHGRIAALRPRMKLAGPALTVDVRPGDNLMIHAAIALARPGDVLVIDGKGDRTAALMGTIMMSACQQRGLAGVVIDGAVRDTLEIDEMDFPVFSVGTNPNGPTKNVPGRIGHAVSCGGVTVRSGDLVLADADGVVVVERERVEGLLPLARKKVEDESARIAQIREGNTSAAWLAAALRTAGVLKEGESL from the coding sequence ATGAACACAGACATCGTCCGCGACTTCGAGCGCGTGTCCCCGGACCTGGTGCGCCAGGCCGCCCAATTCCAGGCTGCCGTCCTCGCCGACGTGGCGGGGCGCCGCGGGGCTTTCCACGGCCGCATCGCGGCGCTGCGGCCGCGCATGAAACTGGCCGGCCCGGCGCTGACGGTGGATGTGCGCCCCGGCGACAACCTGATGATCCACGCCGCCATCGCGCTCGCCCGGCCCGGCGACGTGCTCGTCATCGACGGCAAGGGCGACCGGACGGCGGCCCTCATGGGCACCATCATGATGAGCGCCTGCCAGCAGCGTGGACTGGCCGGCGTGGTGATCGACGGCGCCGTGCGCGACACCCTCGAGATCGACGAGATGGACTTCCCGGTGTTTTCGGTGGGCACCAATCCCAACGGCCCGACCAAGAACGTCCCCGGCCGCATCGGCCATGCGGTGTCCTGCGGCGGCGTGACGGTGCGTTCGGGTGACCTCGTGCTGGCCGATGCCGACGGCGTGGTGGTGGTGGAGCGCGAGCGTGTCGAAGGCCTGTTGCCGCTGGCACGCAAGAAGGTGGAGGACGAGTCCGCCCGCATCGCCCAGATCAGGGAGGGCAACACGAGCGCTGCCTGGCTGGCCGCGGCGCTGCGCACGGCCGGCGTGCTGAAGGAAGGGGAAAGCCTGTGA
- a CDS encoding NAD(P)-dependent oxidoreductase, producing MSPRRAVLVTGADLAPQALALLADFDVVYAGKTPQEADLVALCRQHDPVAIIVRYGGVGAAVMDAAPSLRVISKHGSGTDTIDQEAARARGIEVRAAAGANAAAVAEQALALLLACAKSVVRLDARMRAGHWDKATHKSVELNGRTIGLVGLGAIGQRFARMCDALGMKVIGHDPFARDLPPFVRAVDLATLWCESDAISLHCPLTPVNRELVNAPALRACKRGVLLVNTARGGLIDEAALLAAVRSGQVAAAGLDSFAVEPLAVPHPFQAEPNIILSPHIGGVTGDAYVNMGLGAARNVLAALELAGAAG from the coding sequence GTGAGCCCGCGCCGCGCCGTCCTCGTCACCGGGGCCGACCTGGCGCCCCAGGCCCTGGCCCTGCTGGCGGACTTCGACGTGGTCTATGCGGGCAAGACGCCGCAGGAAGCGGACCTCGTTGCCCTGTGCCGCCAGCACGACCCGGTGGCCATCATCGTGCGATACGGCGGGGTCGGCGCCGCGGTGATGGACGCCGCGCCCTCGCTGCGCGTCATCTCCAAGCACGGCAGCGGCACGGACACCATCGACCAGGAAGCCGCCAGGGCTCGCGGCATCGAGGTGCGCGCGGCGGCGGGCGCGAACGCGGCAGCGGTTGCCGAGCAGGCCCTGGCGCTGCTGCTCGCCTGCGCCAAATCGGTCGTGCGCCTCGACGCCCGCATGCGTGCCGGCCACTGGGACAAGGCGACGCACAAGAGCGTGGAACTGAACGGCCGCACCATCGGCCTGGTGGGACTCGGCGCCATCGGCCAGCGCTTCGCGCGCATGTGCGATGCGCTGGGCATGAAGGTGATCGGCCACGACCCGTTCGCGCGGGACCTGCCGCCGTTCGTCCGCGCCGTGGACCTGGCCACCCTTTGGTGCGAGTCCGATGCGATCTCGCTGCACTGCCCGCTGACGCCGGTGAACCGCGAGCTGGTGAATGCACCGGCGCTGCGGGCTTGCAAACGCGGCGTGCTGCTGGTGAACACGGCGCGCGGCGGTCTCATCGACGAAGCCGCGCTGCTGGCAGCCGTCCGCTCGGGGCAAGTCGCCGCCGCGGGCCTGGACAGCTTCGCCGTGGAGCCCCTGGCCGTGCCGCATCCGTTCCAGGCTGAGCCGAACATCATCCTCAGCCCCCACATCGGCGGGGTGACCGGCGACGCCTACGTCAACATGGGTCTGGGCGCAGCGCGCAATGTGCTCGCTGCCCTCGAACTGGCCGGCGCCGCCGGTTGA
- a CDS encoding IclR family transcriptional regulator, producing the protein MRNTTARKGDAAGAEAGVAAVTRALALMEAFEVGESTLTLAELSRRAAMHKTTALRLARTLALSRYMVQTDDGQWRLGPAAGWLGARYHAGFDVNNVVEPALHQLVKETGESASFYVREGDIRSCVARVEGPQSVRHNVRIGERLPLNKGAPGRVILAFSGAAGEPYESIRERGFHISLGEREAEVASVAAPVFSLNWRLLGSMCISGPSSRLTKAKLEKHAKVVMRAANQLSYALAGSRSAATPAAVSRWHP; encoded by the coding sequence ATGCGCAACACGACAGCCAGGAAAGGGGACGCCGCCGGCGCGGAAGCAGGCGTGGCCGCGGTCACGCGGGCGCTGGCCCTGATGGAAGCGTTCGAAGTGGGCGAATCGACCTTGACCCTGGCCGAACTGAGCCGGCGCGCGGCCATGCACAAGACGACCGCGCTGCGGCTGGCCCGCACCCTCGCTCTGTCACGCTACATGGTGCAGACCGACGACGGCCAGTGGCGGCTCGGCCCCGCGGCCGGCTGGCTGGGTGCGCGCTACCACGCCGGCTTCGACGTGAACAACGTCGTCGAGCCGGCGCTGCACCAGCTGGTGAAGGAGACGGGGGAAAGCGCCTCCTTCTACGTGCGCGAAGGCGACATCCGCTCCTGCGTGGCCCGCGTGGAAGGGCCCCAGTCCGTGCGCCACAACGTTCGCATCGGCGAGCGCTTGCCCTTGAACAAGGGCGCTCCCGGCCGCGTGATCCTCGCGTTCAGCGGCGCCGCCGGAGAGCCCTACGAGTCCATCCGGGAGCGCGGCTTTCACATCTCGCTCGGCGAGCGCGAGGCGGAGGTCGCCAGCGTGGCCGCGCCGGTCTTCAGCCTGAACTGGCGCCTGCTCGGCTCGATGTGCATATCGGGCCCCAGTTCGCGCCTGACGAAAGCCAAGCTGGAGAAACACGCGAAAGTCGTCATGCGGGCCGCGAACCAGCTGTCCTATGCGCTGGCGGGAAGCCGGTCAGCGGCGACACCCGCGGCCGTCTCGCGCTGGCATCCCTGA